Proteins found in one Drosophila innubila isolate TH190305 chromosome X, UK_Dinn_1.0, whole genome shotgun sequence genomic segment:
- the LOC117794081 gene encoding E3 ubiquitin-protein ligase MARCH7: MAQQQQQQEQPQLSEATALRLLHSVVAGTTMQQAQQQQQQQQQQQQPLQLEASNACGNATAGCSNGGVGGVAATQLALVLPTSNSSSSASATATATTTAATLATGTATVTGMGTVTGHGQASQESVHSANEFGNSCRICRWNRLDMEIINCPCKCKGSVGYIHMKCLKRWIMHRRDNRCEICNAPFNITADRASFKQMVRAFCCGRCCGMIVKHVLFSASLMPLAHVILQQVLHCMDNLNQGSTEQLTVQEVFVASCALLTSSALFFHFFEFVTTRFLLIRNILRHWWMFGSTNDFGLVEVEDDAFDLF, from the exons ATggcgcagcaacagcagcagcaggagcaaccACAGTTATCCGAGGCAACAGCCTTAAGGTTGTTGCACAGTGTTGTTGCCGGCACGACAATGCAAcaggcgcaacaacaacagcagcagcagcaacaacaacagcaaccattGCAGTTGGAAGCAAGCAATGCTTGTGGCAATGCCACAGCTGGTTGCAGCAACGGCGGCGTCGGTggtgttgctgccacacagcTGGCACTCGTATTGCcaacaagcaacagcagcagcagcgcatcagcaacagcaacagcaacaacaacagcggcaacattGGCAACGGGAACAGCAACGGTAACGGGAATGGGAACGGTAACGGGACACGGACAAGCGTCACAGGAGAGCGTTCACTCGGCCAATGAATTTGGCAACTCGTGCCGCATTTGCCGATGGAATCGTCTCGACATGGAGATCATTAACTGTCCCTGCAAATGCAAAGGCAGCGTG GGCTACATACATATGAAGTGCTTGAAACGCTGGATAATGCATCGACGCGATAATCGCTGTGAGATCTGTAATGCCCCATTCAATATCACAGCGGATCGGGCGAGCTTTAAGCAGATGGTTCGTGCATTCTGTTGCGGTCGTTGCTGTGGCATGATCGTGAAGCATGTGCTGTTCAGTGCCTCGTTAATGCCACTCGCCCATGTGATATTGCAGCAG GTATTGCATTGTATGGACAATTTGAATCAGGGCAGCACCGAACAGCTAACGGTACAGGAGGTATTTGTCGCATCATGTGCATTGCTCACATCCAGCGCTTTATTCTTTCACTTCTTTGAGTTTGTGACGACCCGTTTTCTGCTCATACGCAATATATTGCGACATTGGTGGATGTTTGGCAGTACCAACGATTTTGGTCTCGTTGAGGTCGAAGATGATGCATTTGATCTATTTTGA